Proteins from a genomic interval of Salinarchaeum sp. Harcht-Bsk1:
- a CDS encoding class I SAM-dependent methyltransferase, which produces MDPEDVREGWAERTGKYSPAYYAEIGPNEVSETLVQVLGHYATDDARILEVGCGSGRHLEHLRNHGFANLTGIDINDESFEVMAEQYPRLAETGTFLTGEMETLLPEFDDDSFDVVYTVEALQHVPPEDAWVFDEFERLTTDLLVTAENEGNSPDRGRGEEDVSMVNDDFPLFHRDWKAVFSERGFAQLLREPTSRDTIRVFRVV; this is translated from the coding sequence ATGGACCCGGAAGACGTGCGCGAGGGCTGGGCCGAGCGCACCGGGAAGTACTCGCCCGCCTACTACGCCGAAATCGGGCCGAACGAGGTCAGCGAGACGCTCGTGCAGGTCCTCGGCCACTACGCCACCGACGACGCGCGGATCCTCGAGGTCGGCTGTGGCTCCGGCCGGCACCTCGAACACCTCCGGAACCACGGCTTTGCGAATCTCACTGGGATCGACATCAACGACGAGTCCTTCGAGGTGATGGCCGAGCAGTACCCGCGGCTGGCCGAAACGGGAACCTTCCTCACCGGCGAGATGGAGACCCTCCTTCCGGAGTTCGACGACGATTCCTTCGACGTCGTCTACACCGTCGAGGCGCTCCAGCACGTGCCCCCAGAGGACGCGTGGGTGTTCGACGAGTTTGAACGGCTCACGACGGACCTGCTCGTGACCGCGGAGAACGAGGGGAACAGTCCGGATCGCGGCCGCGGCGAGGAGGACGTCAGCATGGTAAACGACGACTTTCCGCTGTTTCACCGGGACTGGAAGGCCGTTTTTTCCGAGCGCGGGTTCGCGCAGTTGCTGCGGGAGCCTACTTCGAGGGATACGATTCGTGTGTTTCGAGTCGTGTGA
- a CDS encoding PQQ-binding-like beta-propeller repeat protein, which yields MADTTGRSLASTRRTVLKTVGVAGLAATLGSKNAVAQTDGREKWSFETGDEIYSSPAVVDGTVYVGSNDGNLYAVDADTGDEQWAFEIGDGVSESPTVVDGTVYVGAQDNNVYAVDADAGEEQWAFETGDWATSPAVVGGTVFVGSFDNNLYALDADTGDEQWTFETGDAVLSSPEVVDETVYFGSQDNNLYAVDAQTGAQQWAFEANRGVVGQAVVNGTAFVSSVDALYAVDAQTGGEQWTFEPSNFILGSPAVADGTVFVCVQDEGGLYAVDAQTGDEQWFFELGRIPFVVVSPAVADGTVYVGSGDEGKLYAVDAGTGEERWTFETHHQIGSSPTVVDGTVFFGSNDHSLYALDADGTGSSDVGDTETRENTGETEAGEERWAFETGGSVGSSPTVADGRLFVGSRDQYMYAVDAQTGDEQWAFETGDMIYSSPTVADGTVFFDSYDDNLYAVDVQTGGELWDFQTRGTVTSPSTVEEGMIFFGSRENLYGVDAQTGDYQWTFEAVISSAPTISDGTVFASSADDHLYAVDAQTGDEIWAFQTGGYVDSSPAVADGTVFVGSDDGNLYALDADTGDEQWTFETGDVIGSDPTVIDGTVFVGSRDSNLYALDAQTGDELWAFETGDFVDSSPAVADGTVFVGSKDHNLYAVDAQTGDELWAFETGDSIESSPTVADGKVFVGSNDSHLYAVDAGIADLSETGEDNTGDTETGGNSTGDTETGGNSTGDAETGGNSTGDTETGGNSTGDTETGGNSTGDAETEDGNSVPGFGIGSAISAIGATGYMLKRRLTDDTEE from the coding sequence ATGGCCGATACCACCGGTAGGTCGCTGGCTTCCACACGCAGAACGGTGCTGAAAACAGTTGGTGTGGCTGGACTTGCAGCCACATTGGGGAGTAAGAACGCAGTTGCACAAACTGATGGCAGGGAGAAATGGAGCTTCGAAACTGGCGACGAAATATATTCGTCCCCAGCAGTTGTAGATGGGACAGTCTACGTCGGAAGCAACGACGGCAACCTGTACGCCGTGGATGCCGATACGGGGGACGAACAATGGGCCTTCGAAATCGGCGATGGGGTGAGTGAATCGCCGACAGTGGTGGATGGCACAGTTTACGTCGGCGCCCAAGACAACAACGTCTATGCGGTGGACGCGGACGCAGGGGAAGAACAGTGGGCCTTCGAAACTGGCGATTGGGCGACCTCTCCTGCAGTGGTAGGTGGTACGGTCTTCGTCGGCAGCTTCGACAACAACCTGTACGCGCTGGATGCCGACACAGGGGACGAACAGTGGACCTTCGAAACCGGCGATGCGGTGCTTTCATCGCCGGAAGTGGTAGACGAGACAGTCTACTTCGGCAGCCAAGATAACAACCTATACGCGGTGGATGCCCAAACAGGGGCACAGCAGTGGGCATTCGAAGCCAACCGCGGAGTTGTCGGCCAGGCAGTGGTGAATGGCACAGCCTTTGTCAGTAGTGTGGATGCCCTGTACGCGGTAGATGCCCAAACGGGGGGCGAGCAGTGGACCTTCGAACCCAGCAATTTCATTCTTGGTTCGCCGGCGGTAGCAGATGGCACAGTATTCGTTTGCGTCCAAGACGAGGGCGGCCTCTATGCAGTAGATGCCCAGACAGGAGACGAGCAGTGGTTCTTCGAACTCGGCCGTATACCCTTCGTAGTGGTATCGCCAGCTGTGGCAGATGGCACGGTGTACGTCGGATCAGGAGACGAGGGCAAGCTATACGCCGTGGACGCCGGGACAGGTGAAGAACGGTGGACCTTTGAGACACACCATCAGATAGGATCGTCGCCGACAGTGGTGGATGGTACAGTCTTCTTCGGCAGCAACGACCACAGCCTGTACGCACTGGATGCAGACGGTACGGGCTCCAGCGACGTTGGAGATACTGAGACGAGAGAAAATACAGGAGAGACCGAGGCCGGGGAAGAACGATGGGCATTCGAAACCGGTGGTTCCGTTGGTTCATCGCCGACGGTGGCAGATGGCAGACTCTTCGTCGGCAGCCGCGACCAGTATATGTACGCTGTGGATGCCCAGACCGGAGACGAACAATGGGCCTTCGAAACCGGCGATATGATTTATTCGTCGCCGACAGTAGCAGATGGCACAGTCTTCTTCGACAGTTACGACGACAACCTGTACGCGGTGGACGTCCAGACAGGGGGCGAACTGTGGGATTTCCAAACCCGCGGTACGGTTACGTCACCGTCAACAGTGGAGGAGGGCATGATCTTCTTCGGCAGTAGAGAGAACCTCTACGGCGTGGATGCTCAGACGGGGGACTATCAGTGGACCTTCGAAGCCGTTATTTCCTCTGCGCCGACAATAAGCGATGGTACAGTTTTCGCCAGCAGTGCAGACGACCACTTGTACGCGGTGGACGCCCAGACGGGAGACGAAATCTGGGCCTTCCAAACCGGCGGTTACGTCGATTCATCGCCGGCAGTGGCAGATGGCACGGTCTTCGTCGGCAGCGACGACGGAAACCTGTACGCGCTGGATGCCGACACAGGGGACGAACAGTGGACCTTCGAAACCGGCGATGTGATTGGGTCGGACCCGACAGTGATTGATGGCACGGTCTTCGTCGGCAGCCGCGACAGCAATCTTTACGCGTTGGATGCCCAGACGGGGGACGAACTGTGGGCCTTCGAAACCGGTGATTTCGTTGACTCATCGCCGGCAGTAGCGGATGGCACCGTCTTCGTCGGTAGTAAGGACCACAACCTGTACGCAGTGGATGCCCAAACGGGGGACGAACTGTGGGCCTTCGAAACCGGCGATTCGATCGAATCGTCGCCGACAGTGGCGGATGGCAAGGTTTTCGTCGGCAGCAACGACAGCCACCTATACGCAGTGGACGCAGGCATTGCTGACTTAAGTGAGACGGGGGAAGACAACACCGGCGATACCGAGACGGGCGGAAACAGCACTGGAGATACCGAGACGGGCGGAAACAGCACTGGAGATGCCGAGACGGGCGGAAACAGCACTGGAGATACCGAGACGGGCGGAAACAGCACTGGAGATACCGAGACGGGCGGAAACAGCACTGGGGATGCCGAGACAGAAGATGGAAATTCAGTTCCCGGCTTTGGGATAGGGAGCGCGATATCTGCCATCGGAGCCACGGGGTATATGCTGAAACGCCGGCTTACAGACGACACAGAGGAGTGA
- a CDS encoding sulfurtransferase, protein MVDDTYANDVLVSPDWAEERLSEFESDDPGLRLVEVDVDTEAYDEAHAPGAIGFNWETQLQDQTQRDILEKADFEDLLGSHGISEDSTVVLYGDNNNWFAAYAYWQFKYYGHRDVKILDGGREYWLDNDYPTTDEVPDFSEQDYTARGPFEGIRAYRDDVEKAVERNIPLVDVRSPEEFSGEILAPPGLQETAQRGGHVPGAKNISWADTVQDDGRFLPHDELLELYESEGITDDQEVVAYCRIGERSSLAWFALSELLGYEDVTNYDGSWTEWGNLVDAPIEKGS, encoded by the coding sequence ATGGTCGACGACACCTACGCCAACGACGTGCTCGTCTCGCCCGACTGGGCGGAGGAGCGACTCAGCGAGTTCGAGAGCGACGACCCCGGCCTGCGCCTGGTCGAGGTCGACGTGGACACCGAGGCCTACGACGAGGCCCACGCGCCCGGCGCCATCGGGTTCAACTGGGAGACGCAGCTCCAGGACCAGACCCAGCGCGACATCCTCGAGAAGGCGGACTTCGAGGACCTTCTCGGTAGCCACGGCATCTCCGAGGACTCCACAGTCGTCCTCTACGGGGACAACAACAACTGGTTCGCCGCCTACGCCTACTGGCAGTTCAAGTACTACGGCCACCGGGACGTCAAGATCCTCGACGGCGGCCGCGAGTATTGGCTCGACAACGACTACCCGACCACGGACGAGGTCCCGGACTTCTCCGAGCAGGACTACACCGCACGCGGCCCCTTCGAGGGCATCCGCGCCTACCGCGACGACGTCGAGAAGGCCGTCGAGCGGAACATTCCCCTCGTCGACGTCCGCTCCCCCGAGGAGTTCTCCGGCGAGATCCTCGCGCCCCCGGGCCTGCAGGAGACCGCCCAGCGCGGCGGCCACGTCCCCGGCGCGAAGAACATCTCCTGGGCCGACACGGTCCAGGACGACGGTCGCTTCCTGCCCCACGACGAGCTGCTCGAGCTCTACGAGTCCGAGGGCATCACGGACGACCAGGAGGTCGTCGCCTACTGCCGCATCGGCGAGCGCTCCTCGCTGGCGTGGTTCGCGCTCTCGGAGCTGCTGGGCTACGAGGACGTGACGAACTACGACGGCTCCTGGACGGAGTGGGGCAACCTGGTCGACGCCCCGATCGAGAAGGGGAGCTAA
- a CDS encoding sulfurtransferase, with translation MTDLVVSIDWLAERILDEEGAPAEDPPVRVVDVRDAWEYDGMGHLPTAINVQFDAFRSEDGLDDGDEVGHLPGAEAFADLLGEHGLTREDTIIAYDDTNGVFAARFLVTALVYGFEDVHLLDGDLSAWRQQYPISNEGVDLPTTDVEPVRVEGEDSPLVDADDVRAAIDGGAGPEPDANSVLLDTRDQFEFDEGHIPGAVRFDWQEAVDAETRGVKSRETLEELFAERGVTPDKRVLLYCNTARRLSHTYVVLRWLGFEDVGIYEGSLTEWREIGGELVSSEE, from the coding sequence ATGACCGATCTCGTCGTCTCGATCGACTGGCTGGCCGAGCGTATCCTCGACGAGGAGGGTGCGCCAGCTGAGGACCCGCCCGTCCGCGTCGTCGACGTTCGCGACGCCTGGGAGTACGACGGCATGGGCCACCTCCCGACGGCGATCAACGTCCAGTTCGACGCCTTCCGGAGCGAGGACGGCCTCGACGACGGTGACGAAGTCGGGCATCTCCCCGGCGCCGAGGCGTTCGCGGACCTCCTCGGCGAGCACGGCCTCACCCGCGAGGACACCATCATCGCCTACGACGACACCAACGGCGTCTTCGCCGCCCGCTTCCTCGTCACTGCGCTCGTCTACGGCTTCGAGGACGTCCACCTGCTCGACGGCGACCTGAGCGCGTGGCGCCAGCAGTACCCGATCAGTAACGAGGGAGTCGACCTCCCGACGACCGACGTCGAACCGGTCCGCGTCGAGGGCGAGGACTCGCCGCTCGTCGACGCTGACGACGTGCGAGCAGCGATCGATGGTGGCGCTGGCCCCGAACCCGACGCCAACTCCGTCCTCCTCGATACCCGCGACCAGTTCGAGTTCGACGAGGGCCACATCCCCGGCGCCGTCCGGTTCGACTGGCAGGAGGCCGTCGATGCCGAGACCCGGGGCGTCAAATCCCGCGAGACGCTGGAGGAGCTCTTCGCCGAGCGCGGCGTCACCCCGGACAAGCGCGTACTGCTCTACTGCAACACCGCCCGCCGCCTGAGCCACACCTACGTCGTCCTCCGCTGGCTCGGCTTCGAGGACGTCGGCATTTACGAGGGCAGCCTCACCGAGTGGCGCGAGATCGGTGGCGAACTCGTCAGCAGCGAGGAGTGA
- a CDS encoding DEAD/DEAH box helicase, protein MHVADLPLAADHVAHFEGQGIEELYPPQAAAVEAGICDGESVVAAVPTASGKTMIAQLAALTADGPAVYVVPLRALATEKAETFDAIPGLSVGVATGDFDATDEELAGHDVVVATAEKVDAAIRHEAAWVDRIACAVLDEVHVLDQEGRGPTLEVTIAKLRRLNPAVQLVALSATVPNADEIADWLDAAVVRSEWRPVELRTGIYADETLVLGDGVETQERPIEPGDLSATGAIVQDALNAGGQCLVFVSSRREARQLASTLAGALEIGNGATDPGADGSVADGGTAIDADREPEEQASDETTTAAVLRDSATTVTGEALADVAESGIAFHHAGLTAEHRSLVEAGFRDGDLRVLCATPTLAAGVNVPARRVIVRDHERYGESGYEPLSPLEVRQMFGRAGRPGLDPYGEAILVAEDASERDELRERYLEAEPAPVTSKLDDPESLRPHVLASVAGGVADSRAQLADLLAETFCAHCGGGPSLQATAADAIDRLIDAGMLVDDGAGDADEERLEATELGALVSRVYVDPATGATVVEALERADDLERITPLTVCEIVCDTAEMPTRYVGQAEAGRLSEVAMRHADELARPIGDFEGDFHAWLSVLKTARLLADYADGVPLDQLVDGYNVGPGDVRRYAERAEWLLAATESLAEHVDSDATERIRDTRERLAERTG, encoded by the coding sequence ATGCACGTCGCCGACCTGCCCCTCGCCGCGGACCACGTTGCTCACTTCGAAGGGCAGGGGATCGAGGAGCTCTACCCGCCGCAGGCGGCGGCCGTCGAAGCGGGAATCTGCGACGGCGAGTCCGTCGTCGCCGCCGTCCCGACGGCGAGCGGGAAGACGATGATCGCCCAGCTCGCAGCACTCACGGCCGACGGCCCCGCCGTCTACGTGGTCCCACTCCGTGCCCTCGCGACGGAGAAGGCCGAGACCTTCGACGCGATTCCGGGACTCAGCGTCGGCGTCGCGACGGGCGACTTCGACGCGACGGACGAGGAACTCGCGGGCCACGACGTGGTCGTCGCGACCGCCGAGAAGGTCGACGCGGCGATCCGCCACGAGGCGGCGTGGGTCGATCGGATCGCCTGCGCGGTCCTCGACGAGGTGCACGTCCTCGACCAGGAAGGCAGAGGTCCGACGCTCGAAGTGACGATCGCGAAGCTGCGCCGGCTCAACCCCGCCGTCCAGCTCGTTGCACTCTCCGCGACCGTCCCGAACGCCGACGAGATCGCCGACTGGCTCGACGCCGCCGTCGTCCGCAGCGAGTGGCGGCCCGTCGAACTCCGGACCGGCATCTACGCCGACGAAACCCTCGTTCTCGGCGACGGCGTCGAGACCCAAGAGCGCCCGATCGAGCCCGGCGACCTCTCGGCGACGGGCGCGATCGTGCAGGACGCCCTGAATGCCGGCGGACAGTGTCTCGTCTTCGTCAGCTCCCGTCGGGAGGCCAGGCAGCTCGCCTCGACGCTCGCCGGAGCACTGGAAATCGGCAACGGCGCAACGGATCCCGGCGCCGATGGAAGCGTCGCAGACGGCGGGACGGCAATCGATGCAGACCGAGAACCCGAGGAGCAGGCCAGCGACGAAACGACGACCGCCGCCGTACTCCGGGACAGCGCGACGACGGTCACCGGCGAGGCGCTCGCCGACGTCGCGGAATCGGGGATCGCCTTCCACCACGCTGGCCTCACCGCAGAGCACCGGAGCCTGGTCGAGGCGGGCTTCCGCGACGGCGACCTCCGGGTACTCTGTGCCACGCCGACGCTCGCCGCAGGCGTGAACGTACCCGCACGGCGGGTGATCGTCCGCGATCACGAACGGTACGGCGAGTCGGGATACGAGCCGCTCTCGCCGCTGGAAGTACGCCAGATGTTCGGACGCGCGGGGCGGCCCGGCCTCGACCCATACGGCGAGGCGATCCTCGTCGCGGAGGACGCGTCCGAGCGAGACGAACTCCGCGAGCGCTACCTCGAAGCCGAACCCGCGCCGGTCACCTCGAAGCTCGACGATCCCGAATCGCTCCGGCCGCACGTGCTCGCCTCCGTCGCCGGCGGCGTGGCGGACTCCCGGGCGCAGCTTGCCGACCTGCTCGCCGAGACGTTCTGCGCCCACTGCGGTGGCGGCCCATCGCTCCAGGCCACGGCCGCCGACGCCATCGACCGGCTGATCGACGCCGGGATGCTCGTGGACGACGGGGCTGGGGACGCGGACGAGGAACGGCTGGAGGCCACCGAACTCGGCGCGCTCGTCTCTCGCGTCTACGTCGATCCGGCCACGGGCGCGACCGTCGTCGAGGCTCTCGAACGAGCAGACGACCTGGAGCGGATCACCCCGCTCACCGTCTGCGAGATCGTCTGTGACACTGCGGAGATGCCGACCCGGTACGTCGGGCAGGCCGAGGCCGGCCGCCTCAGCGAGGTCGCGATGCGCCACGCCGACGAACTCGCTCGCCCGATCGGGGACTTCGAGGGCGACTTCCACGCCTGGCTATCGGTGCTCAAGACCGCCCGCCTGCTCGCGGACTACGCCGACGGCGTCCCGCTCGATCAGCTCGTCGACGGCTACAACGTCGGTCCGGGCGACGTCCGGCGGTACGCCGAGCGCGCGGAGTGGCTGCTCGCCGCGACGGAGTCCCTGGCCGAGCACGTCGACAGCGACGCGACGGAACGGATCCGGGATACCCGGGAGCGGCTCGCGGAGCGAACCGGGTAA
- the hemB gene encoding porphobilinogen synthase — MHPTERPRRLRRDGLRELVAETALDASDMVAPVFVDATADERVPIESMPGHERVPIAEAVPRVEEVLETGVEAVMLFGIPESKDAEGSRAWAEDGVIQRATRAITRETDATVITDVCLCEYTDHGHCGVLESGAGEPDGEADLTVANDPTLDLLGKIATSHAEAGADVVAPSGMIDGMVGAIREALDADGHDSVPILSYAAKYESAFYGPFRDAADGAPAFGDRRHYQMDPANGEEAEREVRLDVEQGADILMVKPALPYLDVVRRVDEEFDRPVAAYNVSGEYAMLHAAADRGWLDLEDVAAESLLSIKRAGADLIVTYFAEDVARRL, encoded by the coding sequence ATGCACCCGACAGAGCGGCCCCGTCGGCTCCGTCGCGACGGCCTCCGCGAGCTGGTCGCCGAGACGGCCCTCGACGCGTCGGACATGGTCGCGCCGGTGTTCGTCGACGCGACCGCCGATGAGCGGGTCCCCATAGAGTCGATGCCCGGGCACGAGCGCGTGCCGATCGCCGAGGCAGTCCCGCGGGTCGAGGAGGTCCTCGAGACCGGCGTCGAGGCGGTGATGCTGTTCGGGATTCCGGAGTCGAAGGACGCGGAGGGGAGCCGGGCCTGGGCCGAGGACGGCGTGATCCAGCGCGCGACGCGGGCGATCACGCGCGAAACCGACGCGACGGTGATCACCGACGTCTGCCTCTGTGAGTACACCGATCACGGGCACTGCGGCGTGCTCGAATCTGGAGCAGGCGAACCGGATGGGGAAGCAGACCTTACCGTCGCGAACGATCCGACGCTCGACCTGCTCGGGAAGATCGCGACCTCCCACGCCGAGGCGGGCGCCGACGTGGTCGCGCCCTCCGGGATGATCGACGGGATGGTCGGCGCCATCCGAGAGGCCCTCGACGCCGACGGCCACGACTCGGTCCCGATCCTCTCCTACGCCGCGAAGTACGAGTCGGCCTTCTACGGGCCGTTCCGGGACGCCGCCGACGGCGCGCCCGCCTTCGGCGACCGCCGGCACTACCAGATGGATCCGGCCAACGGCGAGGAGGCCGAGCGGGAGGTCCGCCTCGACGTTGAACAGGGCGCCGATATCCTGATGGTCAAGCCTGCGCTGCCGTACCTCGACGTGGTCCGCCGCGTCGACGAGGAGTTCGACCGCCCGGTGGCGGCGTATAACGTTTCCGGGGAGTACGCGATGCTCCACGCGGCCGCCGATCGCGGCTGGCTCGACCTCGAGGACGTGGCGGCGGAGTCACTCCTCTCGATCAAGCGTGCGGGCGCGGACCTGATCGTGACCTACTTCGCCGAGGACGTGGCGCGGCGGCTCTGA
- a CDS encoding DUF4129 domain-containing protein codes for MDRRALRSAAVAITAVLAFVLAAAAFGPTVPDAKPADGGSLPDDPEDPNAGASGGGVESADGGPSVDCPGCSVLDLRSHVATLLPTGDPRLLLGVLGIAVLGLTAVGLRSGERDRSEDVVATGDDVPGIRHTARSAGRADRSLDAPPVNDVYRAWRELADGVDLHDVDSTSPRQVARRAIGAGYPADAVASLTELFECVRYGDASATPERERRARAAADRIDAAEPDEQGQAESTEQVPPESKDQTPAGSTSDATATTRSRSNGGDR; via the coding sequence GTGGACCGACGCGCCCTCCGCTCTGCAGCGGTCGCGATCACGGCTGTGCTGGCCTTCGTACTTGCCGCCGCGGCGTTCGGCCCGACCGTCCCCGACGCGAAACCCGCCGACGGCGGTTCGCTCCCGGACGATCCGGAGGATCCCAACGCTGGCGCTTCCGGGGGCGGTGTCGAAAGCGCTGACGGCGGTCCTTCCGTGGACTGTCCGGGCTGTTCCGTCCTCGACCTCCGCTCGCACGTCGCCACGCTGCTTCCCACGGGCGATCCGCGGCTCCTGCTCGGCGTCCTCGGCATCGCAGTCCTCGGTCTCACCGCCGTCGGGCTCCGATCCGGCGAACGAGACCGGAGCGAGGACGTGGTGGCGACCGGTGACGACGTGCCCGGTATCCGTCACACCGCTCGATCGGCGGGCAGGGCCGATCGATCGCTCGACGCGCCGCCGGTCAACGACGTCTATCGCGCCTGGCGCGAACTGGCCGACGGCGTCGATCTACACGACGTCGATTCGACCTCTCCGCGCCAGGTCGCCCGGCGAGCGATCGGGGCCGGGTACCCCGCCGACGCCGTCGCGTCGCTGACGGAACTGTTCGAGTGCGTCCGCTACGGGGACGCGTCGGCGACGCCCGAACGTGAGCGCCGTGCGAGGGCAGCCGCAGATCGGATCGACGCGGCTGAGCCCGACGAGCAAGGGCAGGCGGAATCGACGGAGCAGGTGCCGCCGGAATCGAAGGATCAGACGCCGGCGGGATCGACGAGCGACGCAACCGCAACGACCCGGTCTCGTTCGAACGGCGGTGATCGATAG
- a CDS encoding DUF58 domain-containing protein, with product MNGEQFEPGVERTDRWRGIGVATVVAAKLGLLTRQPPLLLVGGVGVALLAYARLVAPPPATLAVRRTIDDADDCATDGGNVTCEVDDGEPVPASGGDGSDRRTGPAGADARTHRSVTLTVENVGDRTLPHVRLVDALPAGIEVVDGTPGIGTTLRPGDVATTTYTVAVRSGTHAFERPFAVVRDVAGVVERRARLPVDDGRTVEADATTRLRESPPLRTRSARFAGDHPTDDRGEGIAFESVREYRHGDAPSRVDWGRFARTGELATVDYRQDRGASVVVAVDARPVAVRAPSSDRPTAVERALDAASAIADRFDADGHQVGVARLGPDRRWIGPGSGAAHRRQIEALLAERPRSVTSPGAATPSGSSTVAWVRERLGSRAELFLLSPLLDGDAVELATRLDATGTPVTVVSPDPTDDATAGRALAGIERSHRVASLRGAGLPVVDWPADRPLERAIPREVTR from the coding sequence GTGAACGGGGAGCAGTTCGAGCCTGGGGTCGAGCGCACGGATCGCTGGCGTGGCATCGGCGTAGCGACGGTCGTCGCGGCGAAGCTGGGCCTTCTGACTCGCCAGCCGCCACTGTTGCTCGTCGGTGGCGTAGGTGTGGCACTGCTCGCGTACGCCCGGCTCGTCGCGCCCCCGCCAGCGACGCTCGCGGTGCGACGGACGATCGACGACGCGGACGACTGTGCGACCGATGGGGGCAACGTCACGTGCGAAGTAGACGACGGCGAGCCGGTACCGGCGTCTGGCGGGGATGGATCCGATCGTCGCACTGGTCCCGCAGGCGCTGACGCCCGAACGCACCGCAGCGTCACGCTCACTGTCGAGAACGTCGGCGATCGGACGCTGCCCCACGTTCGCCTCGTGGATGCACTCCCGGCGGGCATCGAGGTTGTCGACGGAACCCCTGGCATTGGCACGACCCTCCGTCCAGGCGACGTTGCGACCACGACCTACACCGTCGCGGTTCGATCCGGCACGCACGCCTTCGAACGGCCGTTCGCCGTGGTTCGAGACGTGGCCGGCGTCGTCGAGCGACGGGCGCGGCTCCCCGTCGACGACGGACGGACCGTCGAAGCCGACGCCACGACGCGGCTCCGCGAGTCGCCGCCGCTCCGGACGCGCTCGGCGCGGTTCGCCGGCGACCACCCGACAGACGACCGTGGCGAGGGAATCGCCTTCGAGAGCGTCCGCGAGTACCGCCACGGTGACGCGCCGAGCCGGGTCGACTGGGGCCGATTCGCCCGCACCGGCGAACTCGCGACGGTCGACTACCGCCAGGATCGCGGTGCGTCAGTCGTCGTCGCCGTCGACGCGCGCCCGGTCGCAGTCCGCGCACCGTCCTCCGATCGCCCGACTGCCGTCGAACGCGCGCTCGACGCCGCGAGTGCGATCGCCGACCGATTCGACGCCGACGGGCACCAGGTCGGCGTGGCGCGACTCGGTCCGGATCGACGGTGGATCGGCCCGGGCAGTGGCGCCGCGCACCGTCGCCAGATCGAGGCGCTGCTAGCCGAACGGCCCAGGAGCGTGACGTCGCCCGGCGCGGCAACGCCGTCGGGGAGCTCGACGGTCGCCTGGGTCCGCGAGCGGCTCGGGAGTCGCGCCGAACTGTTCCTCCTCTCGCCGCTCCTCGACGGTGACGCGGTCGAGCTAGCGACGCGACTCGACGCGACCGGGACGCCAGTGACGGTCGTGAGCCCGGATCCCACCGACGACGCCACTGCAGGCCGCGCGCTGGCGGGGATCGAACGCAGCCACCGCGTCGCCTCGCTCCGAGGTGCCGGGCTTCCAGTCGTCGACTGGCCGGCGGACCGACCGCTCGAGCGTGCGATCCCTCGGGAGGTGACGCGGTGA